From the Desulfonatronum thiosulfatophilum genome, one window contains:
- a CDS encoding PilZ domain-containing protein has protein sequence MAVELLDFTIEFDETDSQRRRGYRVHFPGLTVWIPDRKTCYSVIDLSTFGVCFRDEEKKFSLGQQMLLDINVQGKIWVAGLKAKIVGIRDEALVACNFEELSEPQEIKMDKLSLEIQKRWIEHRKRQKQQQGEDEQNSNHS, from the coding sequence TTGGCAGTTGAATTGTTAGATTTTACAATCGAGTTTGACGAGACGGATAGTCAGCGCCGCCGCGGGTACCGCGTCCATTTCCCCGGTTTGACGGTATGGATCCCGGACCGAAAGACATGCTATTCCGTGATTGATCTAAGTACCTTTGGCGTGTGTTTTCGCGATGAGGAGAAAAAATTTTCCTTGGGTCAACAGATGTTATTGGACATCAATGTTCAAGGGAAAATTTGGGTGGCGGGCTTGAAAGCCAAAATCGTAGGGATTCGTGACGAGGCGCTGGTGGCCTGCAACTTTGAAGAGTTGTCGGAGCCTCAGGAAATCAAGATGGACAAATTGTCCCTTGAAATTCAAAAGCGGTGGATTGAACACCGAAAACGTCAGAAACAACAGCAGGGCGAGGATGAACAAAACTCGAACCATTCATAA
- a CDS encoding biotin attachment protein: MLNITEMLDEIKASPFEEVVITASHTGIVEFVMDTPGAKVIGPSGEWKEKPGTLLARLEREKNKKPIHAAQKGVVEHVHVELSGQFVQAGTRLMTLRHFLSKDEVLDRLLRKTLYLFNAPERAKYYFRPDIDIKVKSKGCQSVEVRPDMDLFILSRMKRESQLNYSGPEGIIYAVYFESNQNIDAGSPLIGVCKKDQLTAIQDVVSRVQSEWTEQD; this comes from the coding sequence TTGCTGAACATTACCGAAATGCTGGACGAGATTAAAGCTTCCCCATTCGAGGAAGTCGTCATTACAGCGTCGCACACCGGAATTGTGGAATTTGTTATGGATACGCCTGGCGCTAAAGTCATCGGGCCGTCGGGGGAGTGGAAAGAAAAGCCGGGGACGTTGCTCGCCCGGCTGGAGCGCGAAAAAAACAAAAAACCTATTCATGCCGCCCAAAAGGGAGTCGTGGAGCACGTTCATGTTGAATTGTCCGGGCAATTTGTTCAGGCAGGAACCAGGTTGATGACTCTGCGACATTTTTTGAGCAAGGATGAAGTGTTGGATCGGCTCTTGAGGAAAACCCTTTATCTTTTCAATGCTCCAGAACGTGCCAAATACTATTTTCGGCCGGATATTGACATCAAGGTGAAATCCAAAGGATGTCAGTCCGTAGAAGTCCGTCCGGACATGGACTTGTTTATCCTCTCGCGCATGAAGCGGGAATCCCAGCTGAATTATTCCGGACCGGAAGGGATCATTTACGCAGTGTATTTCGAATCCAACCAGAATATCGATGCAGGTTCCCCATTGATCGGGGTCTGCAAAAAAGATCAGCTGACCGCGATTCAAGATGTCGTCAGTCGTGTACAGAGCGAGTGGACGGAACAAGATTAA
- a CDS encoding motility protein A gives MDKTTLFGIVAGTSLIMAAIILGGSIDTFINIPGFMIVVGGTLAAISVNYPLNEIIQAHTAAYKIFVSRKVREKDVVSTMVKIADISRREGLLALENVKTENMILKKACQLIADNADPMMIREMLTIEIASLRRRHHMVQDVFKRMGAYAPSFGMIGTLIGLVQMLASLHDPSTIGPAMAVALLTTFYGAMMASLFFLPMAGKLKSRSQEEILHLQIIFEGAKCILENNNPRLVYEKLSSFVPPKDRRSER, from the coding sequence ATGGATAAGACGACTCTTTTCGGAATAGTTGCCGGCACATCGCTTATCATGGCAGCGATCATTCTCGGCGGATCAATTGATACGTTCATAAATATTCCCGGTTTTATGATTGTGGTTGGCGGAACGTTAGCGGCAATATCCGTCAATTATCCACTCAATGAGATTATTCAGGCGCATACGGCTGCATATAAGATTTTCGTTTCTCGCAAAGTTCGTGAAAAAGATGTCGTCAGCACCATGGTAAAAATTGCGGACATAAGTCGGAGAGAAGGTTTACTGGCTTTGGAAAATGTCAAGACCGAAAACATGATCTTGAAAAAAGCATGTCAATTGATAGCCGACAATGCAGACCCGATGATGATCCGTGAGATGTTGACCATTGAAATCGCATCCCTGAGACGCAGGCACCACATGGTTCAGGATGTTTTCAAGCGAATGGGAGCCTATGCTCCATCGTTCGGAATGATTGGGACTCTCATCGGTCTGGTGCAGATGCTCGCTTCTTTGCATGATCCAAGTACAATAGGTCCGGCCATGGCCGTTGCACTGCTTACCACGTTTTACGGGGCCATGATGGCCAGCCTTTTCTTTCTTCCCATGGCCGGCAAGTTGAAAAGCCGCAGCCAGGAGGAAATCTTACACCTGCAGATCATCTTTGAGGGGGCAAAGTGCATTTTGGAGAACAACAACCCACGCCTCGTGTACGAAAAGTTGTCTTCGTTCGTGCCTCCGAAGGATCGCCGTAGTGAACGATAG
- a CDS encoding purine-nucleoside phosphorylase, whose amino-acid sequence MNQIDMSRKQPLAQVSAAVESLHSRFESYLHSPVGVILGTGLGQWVESLEGQLCIDYSDIVGFPRSTVRSHAGNLCAGWIDKVPVLALQGRFHLYEGYSPDQVCFGVRTLARFGVKKMIITNAAGALNPLFHPGEMMVISDQINMTGHNPLIGLSYGEPQFPDMSQLYSQKLMKLVHSKALELNYRLQEGVYIGILGPSLETPAETRAYRALGADAIGMSTVMETIAACQMGMEILGLSCLTNKNLPDCMVPTSLEEIIDVGQDIEPRLTALLNVVIPEMHAMK is encoded by the coding sequence ATGAATCAGATCGACATGTCGCGAAAACAACCTCTTGCTCAGGTATCGGCCGCAGTGGAATCTCTTCACTCCCGGTTCGAGTCATATCTGCATTCACCCGTCGGTGTTATTCTTGGGACAGGTTTGGGTCAATGGGTGGAGAGCCTTGAGGGACAGTTGTGCATTGACTACAGTGATATTGTCGGTTTTCCGCGTTCTACCGTGCGAAGTCACGCAGGCAATCTTTGCGCCGGATGGATAGACAAAGTCCCGGTTCTGGCCCTGCAAGGTCGATTTCATCTCTATGAAGGATATTCCCCGGATCAGGTATGTTTTGGTGTTCGCACGTTGGCACGGTTCGGCGTTAAAAAAATGATCATCACCAATGCTGCCGGTGCTCTTAATCCTCTGTTTCATCCCGGGGAAATGATGGTCATCAGTGATCAAATCAACATGACAGGCCACAATCCACTTATCGGGCTTTCCTACGGTGAACCTCAATTTCCGGATATGAGCCAATTGTACTCACAAAAACTCATGAAACTTGTCCACTCTAAGGCACTTGAACTGAATTACCGGCTTCAGGAAGGGGTTTATATCGGCATTCTTGGTCCAAGTCTAGAAACACCGGCGGAAACACGAGCTTACCGAGCGCTTGGAGCTGACGCTATCGGCATGTCCACAGTCATGGAGACAATAGCCGCATGCCAGATGGGGATGGAAATCCTCGGTCTGTCCTGCCTTACGAACAAGAACCTGCCGGACTGTATGGTGCCGACTTCATTAGAGGAAATTATCGATGTTGGGCAAGATATTGAACC
- a CDS encoding biotin carboxylase N-terminal domain-containing protein: MNKTRTIHKILIANRGEIAIRIIRACQHLGLDFVCVTTKEDTASGHCRLAVEVGGEQALYTISSYYDPNEMFSVADASGATAVHPGYGFFAEDHRFARRASERSRPLVFIGPSWSVIRNLGDKINTKRLARSLNIPTIPGSDRPLYDEIEAEAIAQALFSFQIEQGIHKPVVLVKASAGGGGMGIEEVSDPDKFRSIFRRVRNYAKRQFRDEGVLVEQRIFDFNHLEVQIVAERNGTNVVHFGTRNCSVQSIGRQKRIEVAPGFAPQFVTYAFDAADVLDSIINHSLSMAREVRYDNVGTWEWIVTPNGQPFLLEVNTRIQVENGVSAIISRVPGKEHVDLIAEQIRLGLGDSLGYTQKDVVFEGVGIEYRIIAEEPHNKFAPWVGRIERFQWKEEPWVRVYSHVPTDRPYEIPTEFDPNLALGIVWGETLHQARERGQSFLDNLVLEGRNTRGEPLQSNIAYLHAKTDMLLMF, encoded by the coding sequence ATGAACAAAACTCGAACCATTCATAAAATACTTATAGCTAATCGTGGCGAAATTGCTATTCGGATCATTCGGGCGTGTCAGCATTTAGGCCTTGATTTTGTTTGCGTTACAACCAAAGAGGACACCGCCTCCGGACATTGCAGGCTGGCTGTCGAGGTCGGCGGCGAACAGGCATTGTACACAATCAGCTCGTACTATGATCCAAATGAAATGTTTTCCGTGGCAGACGCATCCGGCGCCACGGCAGTCCATCCAGGCTACGGATTTTTTGCAGAGGATCATCGCTTTGCCCGGCGTGCAAGTGAGCGCTCGCGGCCGCTGGTATTTATCGGGCCGTCATGGTCCGTCATCCGTAATTTGGGAGACAAGATCAATACCAAACGCCTGGCTCGCAGCCTGAATATCCCCACCATTCCGGGTTCGGACAGGCCTTTGTATGATGAAATTGAAGCCGAAGCCATAGCTCAGGCGCTTTTTTCATTTCAAATTGAACAGGGGATTCACAAGCCGGTGGTGCTGGTCAAGGCTTCGGCCGGCGGCGGCGGCATGGGTATCGAGGAAGTCAGTGATCCGGATAAGTTCCGGAGCATATTTCGTCGTGTACGCAACTATGCCAAACGTCAGTTCAGGGATGAAGGCGTTTTGGTGGAACAACGAATTTTTGATTTCAACCACCTTGAAGTGCAAATTGTTGCTGAGCGAAATGGAACGAACGTTGTCCATTTCGGCACCAGAAACTGTTCAGTGCAAAGCATTGGCCGTCAGAAGCGTATAGAAGTCGCCCCAGGTTTTGCTCCCCAGTTTGTGACGTATGCTTTTGATGCAGCAGACGTTCTGGATTCCATCATCAACCATTCCTTGTCCATGGCCCGGGAGGTTCGTTACGACAATGTCGGCACCTGGGAATGGATAGTGACCCCCAACGGCCAGCCGTTCCTGCTGGAAGTTAATACTCGCATTCAAGTGGAGAATGGAGTAAGTGCCATTATTTCCAGGGTGCCCGGCAAAGAGCATGTGGACTTGATTGCCGAACAGATCCGTCTTGGACTGGGAGATTCACTGGGCTACACACAGAAGGATGTTGTCTTTGAGGGCGTGGGAATTGAGTATCGCATCATTGCAGAGGAGCCGCACAACAAGTTTGCTCCATGGGTCGGTCGGATTGAACGATTCCAATGGAAAGAGGAACCCTGGGTCCGGGTTTATTCCCACGTTCCGACTGATAGACCCTATGAAATTCCTACGGAATTTGATCCAAATCTTGCATTGGGGATCGTCTGGGGAGAAACGCTTCATCAGGCTCGAGAGCGAGGCCAGTCCTTCCTGGATAATCTGGTGCTGGAAGGACGAAACACCAGAGGTGAGCCGTTGCAATCCAATATTGCCTATCTTCATGCAAAGACGGATATGTTGCTGATGTTCTAG
- a CDS encoding carboxyl transferase domain-containing protein produces the protein MDIDKSVLELRERLKYIQDIFGPKENENVLLLRAKLQEFEDQLSRLESAEQIRQLSSLEDLFDFLEKKLERQLSPMDKVRIVRHPQRISLKDILEHVYDNYTEIGGQDEYSVDPSMLIARAYITRRVGNKVYNQSVMVIGQEKGHGQEFRNGGSVKPWGNAKALQYMKVAETENIPIHAYVNTPGAFPIEDYPGAAQQIARNLYEMAGLRVPVIAIFSEGGSGGAEAIGLADVRLMLSHGYYSVISPEGAAAIEGRIRQGQRVPPELVETCAKQLKITAEDNLSLGLVDRIVQEPVLGARTEHYDFFRTLRQEVINATDEIILNVRGMNYFRTKAIMRQKKSPGANAENIFVRWKLGSGARDRLLWKRYQRFMRLSRHAVLDRRSMGQKIVDFGVDLGWSVHSFFKYDFWRKHQKKFSNLAEDVGAEFQVILNKCFAPIKRIKGSLATTEGDANGNEQCQLTQLSRWEEQEAESKKEYVSLKAKRDTTITCPNTPIHGCLDMWAPDLYGEWAGVCIHCGHHFPMEYEWYLSNVYDKDSIREFNAQIEAKNPLSYEGLDLKLEEAKSKTGMKSSCMTFEATINGVHVVTAMLAAGFRGGSVGAAEGEKFIRAVDRARKKHFPFMAYVHGTAGIRIQEGTLGVIQMPRCTMAVRRYLEDGGLYLVVYDTNSYAGPVASFLGCSPYQFAIRSSRVGFAGLGVIQETTGMPVDPHYHGAYQALSRGHIQGVWDRREMRKNVYQALQTVGGRNLYYR, from the coding sequence ATGGATATAGATAAGAGTGTTTTGGAATTGCGTGAACGCCTGAAGTATATTCAGGATATATTTGGCCCCAAGGAAAATGAAAATGTTCTGCTGTTGCGGGCAAAACTGCAAGAGTTTGAGGACCAACTGTCCAGGCTGGAGTCGGCCGAACAGATTCGTCAGCTTTCATCACTGGAAGATCTTTTTGATTTTTTGGAGAAGAAGCTGGAACGCCAGCTTTCTCCCATGGATAAAGTCCGTATCGTTCGCCATCCTCAGCGAATTTCACTGAAGGATATTCTGGAGCATGTTTACGACAATTATACAGAGATCGGCGGTCAGGATGAATACAGCGTCGATCCCAGTATGCTTATTGCCCGGGCTTATATTACCCGCAGGGTCGGCAACAAGGTTTACAATCAATCAGTGATGGTCATTGGCCAGGAAAAAGGCCATGGGCAGGAGTTTCGCAACGGTGGCTCGGTCAAACCATGGGGCAATGCCAAGGCGTTGCAGTACATGAAGGTAGCGGAAACGGAAAATATTCCCATCCATGCCTATGTGAACACCCCCGGCGCTTTCCCGATTGAGGATTATCCCGGCGCCGCACAGCAAATAGCTCGAAATCTATATGAAATGGCCGGGCTTCGCGTGCCGGTGATCGCCATATTTTCCGAAGGGGGATCCGGGGGAGCTGAAGCCATCGGATTGGCGGACGTTCGCTTGATGCTGTCCCATGGCTACTACTCGGTCATTTCTCCCGAAGGCGCCGCGGCTATTGAAGGGCGCATCCGACAGGGACAGCGTGTCCCTCCGGAACTGGTTGAGACATGCGCGAAGCAATTGAAAATCACCGCGGAAGACAATCTTTCCCTGGGCCTAGTGGACCGAATCGTCCAAGAGCCCGTACTCGGCGCCAGGACTGAACACTATGATTTTTTCAGGACCTTGCGCCAGGAGGTAATCAACGCAACGGACGAGATTATTCTCAATGTCCGCGGAATGAACTATTTCCGGACCAAGGCCATCATGCGCCAGAAGAAGTCGCCGGGCGCGAATGCCGAAAATATATTCGTTCGTTGGAAGCTGGGAAGCGGCGCCCGGGATCGCCTGCTCTGGAAACGCTACCAGCGTTTTATGCGCTTGAGCCGGCATGCCGTGCTGGATCGCAGGTCCATGGGCCAAAAGATTGTTGATTTTGGAGTGGATTTGGGATGGTCGGTTCACTCTTTTTTCAAGTATGATTTCTGGCGCAAACACCAGAAAAAGTTCTCTAATTTGGCCGAAGACGTGGGTGCGGAATTCCAGGTGATTCTCAACAAATGCTTCGCGCCCATCAAACGCATCAAGGGGTCTTTAGCCACGACGGAAGGAGATGCCAACGGCAATGAACAGTGCCAGTTGACGCAGCTGTCTCGCTGGGAAGAGCAAGAGGCTGAGTCAAAGAAGGAATACGTTAGTCTCAAGGCAAAGCGCGATACGACCATTACATGCCCCAACACCCCGATCCATGGTTGTCTGGATATGTGGGCGCCGGATCTCTACGGCGAATGGGCGGGAGTGTGCATTCACTGCGGTCATCATTTTCCCATGGAGTATGAATGGTATCTCAGCAACGTATATGACAAGGATTCCATCCGGGAATTTAATGCGCAGATTGAGGCCAAGAATCCGCTCAGTTATGAGGGGCTGGATCTGAAGCTCGAGGAGGCCAAGAGCAAAACCGGAATGAAAAGCTCGTGCATGACGTTTGAGGCCACGATCAATGGAGTTCATGTGGTTACGGCCATGCTGGCAGCCGGGTTCCGCGGGGGATCGGTTGGAGCGGCCGAGGGTGAGAAATTCATCCGTGCAGTGGACAGGGCACGCAAAAAGCATTTCCCTTTTATGGCCTATGTCCATGGAACAGCCGGGATTCGGATTCAGGAAGGAACCTTGGGGGTAATCCAGATGCCGCGTTGCACCATGGCGGTGAGACGTTATCTGGAGGACGGGGGGCTGTACCTAGTCGTCTACGATACAAATTCCTATGCCGGGCCCGTGGCCAGCTTTCTGGGTTGTTCTCCGTACCAGTTCGCCATTCGTTCCTCCCGTGTCGGTTTCGCCGGCCTGGGAGTAATTCAGGAAACAACTGGGATGCCGGTTGACCCTCATTACCATGGCGCCTATCAAGCTTTGTCCCGCGGCCATATCCAAGGCGTTTGGGATCGGCGAGAGATGCGCAAGAATGTGTATCAGGCTCTTCAGACCGTGGGCGGCAGAAATCTCTATTACCGCTGA
- a CDS encoding OmpA/MotB family protein — MNDSSAGSPNNPLDFEDNGEENNDWVVIFADLCLLLLVFFVLLFSMSTLDDVRFKESFFSVRMALGDVMGGSLGADRIPTEDLGVFIDQAKLHRQVVENQHKIFSDFRYFQNTKGMEGVVGAVFDEGTITLRVPGDVLFASGQVSLTPAGKTLIAELKDFFVRYHDQVINIRGFTDDVLPSRGGRFEDNWEISALRAVNVLRYLIELGVEPARLTSTGLADMYPLFPNTSQDNRAKNRRVEFVLEKRIGS; from the coding sequence GTGAACGATAGCTCCGCTGGTTCGCCAAACAACCCTCTGGACTTTGAGGATAACGGTGAAGAAAATAATGACTGGGTGGTCATCTTTGCGGACCTGTGTTTGTTGCTTCTGGTTTTTTTTGTCTTGTTGTTCAGCATGTCCACGTTGGATGATGTCCGTTTTAAGGAGTCTTTTTTTTCCGTGCGCATGGCTCTCGGCGATGTCATGGGGGGTAGCCTTGGGGCCGACAGGATTCCTACGGAAGATCTTGGAGTTTTCATCGATCAAGCCAAGTTGCACCGGCAGGTTGTGGAGAACCAGCATAAAATTTTTTCAGATTTTCGATATTTTCAGAATACCAAGGGAATGGAAGGCGTTGTCGGGGCTGTTTTTGACGAAGGGACAATCACGTTGCGGGTGCCTGGGGATGTCTTGTTCGCTTCGGGACAGGTTTCACTTACGCCTGCAGGAAAAACCTTAATCGCAGAATTGAAAGATTTTTTTGTGCGTTACCATGATCAAGTCATCAATATACGCGGGTTCACGGACGACGTACTTCCGTCGAGAGGTGGGCGTTTCGAGGATAATTGGGAAATTTCCGCCTTGCGTGCAGTCAATGTACTACGCTATCTTATCGAACTCGGGGTTGAGCCGGCTAGACTGACCTCTACGGGATTGGCGGATATGTATCCGCTCTTTCCAAACACATCCCAAGACAATCGCGCCAAAAATCGGCGGGTTGAATTTGTTTTGGAGAAGCGCATTGGCAGTTGA